The Actinobacillus equuli genome includes a window with the following:
- a CDS encoding YcjF family protein, with translation MKKQIFSEQEVTTEQQFVAKQEFEASEDIQIEEEYQEVEAELIVEESLKPSRFWVRVLLFALGLFSIAVIVQSVQWLIDTFQARQWIYFAFAIVFALISLTGVVTIIGEWRKLVFLRHHQQQQQVSEQLLLEELSTTSGEKAVNFCNEVVANLKNVPSVQHSQQRWQSQLNEAYNAKEVLYLFSETVLTPLDKQVKRMISKSATENAVIVAVSPLAVVDVLMVAWRNIALVNKISKTYGMQLGYFSRLKLFKMVLTNMVFAGATEVVSDVGMEFFSQNLTAKLSLRAAQGIGVGLLTARLGIKAMEFCRPVAFQAGEKPKLSAIRQQLLTSVKNTIFAKAEEKVSEKV, from the coding sequence ATGAAAAAACAAATATTTAGTGAGCAAGAAGTCACAACAGAACAGCAATTTGTGGCGAAACAGGAGTTTGAAGCTTCGGAAGATATTCAAATTGAAGAGGAATATCAAGAGGTTGAGGCGGAATTAATTGTTGAAGAAAGCCTAAAGCCGTCGCGTTTTTGGGTAAGAGTATTACTGTTTGCGTTGGGATTGTTTAGCATTGCCGTGATTGTACAAAGTGTACAATGGTTGATTGACACTTTCCAAGCTCGTCAATGGATTTATTTTGCTTTTGCAATTGTGTTTGCCTTAATCAGTTTAACCGGCGTGGTTACGATTATCGGCGAATGGCGTAAGTTAGTTTTTTTACGTCATCATCAGCAACAACAGCAAGTAAGCGAGCAATTACTTTTAGAAGAACTCTCAACGACAAGCGGTGAAAAAGCGGTGAATTTTTGCAATGAGGTCGTAGCGAATTTAAAAAATGTGCCAAGCGTACAACATTCGCAACAACGCTGGCAAAGCCAATTAAATGAGGCTTACAATGCAAAAGAAGTGCTTTACCTATTTAGTGAAACGGTGCTCACACCGCTTGATAAGCAAGTGAAAAGAATGATTTCAAAAAGTGCGACTGAAAATGCGGTGATTGTGGCGGTTAGCCCGTTAGCTGTGGTTGATGTGCTGATGGTCGCATGGCGAAATATTGCGTTGGTCAATAAAATTAGCAAAACCTACGGTATGCAATTAGGTTATTTCAGCCGTTTGAAATTATTCAAAATGGTATTAACCAATATGGTGTTTGCCGGTGCAACTGAAGTGGTGAGCGATGTTGGTATGGAATTCTTCTCACAGAATCTAACCGCTAAACTTTCGTTACGTGCCGCACAGGGCATTGGTGTAGGTTTGCTCACTGCAAGATTAGGCATTAAAGCGATGGAATTTTGTCGTCCGGTTGCTTTCCAAGCGGGCGAAAAACCGAAACTTTCTGCCATTCGCCAACAATTATTAACTTCGGTTAAAAACACGATTTTTGCGAAAGCGGAAGAAAAAGTGAGTGAGAAGGTATAG
- the dusC gene encoding tRNA dihydrouridine(16) synthase DusC, producing the protein MNTIPKVILAPMQGVLDPFVRKLLTAVNDYDLCISEFVRVVDQKLPKKAFYRLAPELLQGGLTDSGTPVRVQLLGQHPQWLAENAQLAIELGSHGVDLNCGCPSKTVNGSNGGASLLKDPDLIYRAIKAMREAVPQDQIVSVKVRLGWDSADQCFEIADAVVQGGADEITVHGRTKQDGYRAERINWQAIGEIQKRLSIPVIANGEIWDFESAKNCQNTTACSSLMIGRGALNTPNLSRVVKFNQPKMAWNEVLQLLFQYVNMENEHDSGFYHVARIKQWLHYLDKEYPEAKDLFQILKTEHGYDGLKAHIERAVNQEI; encoded by the coding sequence ATGAATACGATACCTAAAGTTATTTTAGCGCCGATGCAAGGCGTATTAGATCCTTTTGTTCGCAAATTACTGACGGCAGTAAATGATTACGATCTATGTATTTCCGAATTTGTGCGAGTGGTGGATCAAAAATTGCCGAAGAAAGCATTTTATCGTCTTGCGCCTGAATTGTTGCAAGGCGGTTTAACCGATTCGGGTACGCCTGTGCGAGTGCAGTTGTTGGGGCAACATCCGCAATGGTTGGCAGAAAATGCGCAGTTGGCGATTGAGTTGGGCTCGCACGGAGTAGATTTGAATTGCGGCTGTCCGTCTAAAACGGTAAACGGCAGTAATGGCGGGGCATCATTGCTAAAAGATCCGGATTTGATTTATCGTGCAATCAAAGCAATGCGAGAAGCGGTTCCACAGGATCAGATCGTTTCGGTGAAAGTACGTTTGGGCTGGGATTCGGCAGATCAATGTTTTGAAATTGCTGATGCGGTGGTACAAGGCGGTGCAGATGAAATTACCGTACACGGTCGTACCAAACAAGACGGCTATCGAGCGGAACGAATTAATTGGCAGGCAATCGGCGAAATTCAAAAACGCCTTTCGATTCCTGTGATTGCCAATGGCGAAATCTGGGATTTTGAATCTGCAAAAAATTGCCAAAATACGACCGCTTGTTCGAGTTTAATGATCGGGCGAGGTGCATTAAACACGCCGAACCTCAGCCGAGTGGTGAAATTTAATCAGCCTAAAATGGCATGGAATGAAGTACTGCAATTGCTGTTTCAATATGTAAATATGGAAAATGAGCATGATTCGGGCTTTTATCATGTTGCACGTATCAAGCAATGGCTACATTATTTGGATAAAGAATATCCGGAAGCGAAAGATTTGTTCCAAATACTTAAAACGGAACACGGCTATGACGGGCTAAAAGCGCATATTGAACGAGCGGTAAATCAAGAGATTTAA
- the pal gene encoding peptidoglycan-associated lipoprotein Pal: MKKLAKVLMIAAPAFVLAACSSSSDNANANAGQFGGMTAEDLQTRYNTVYFGFDSYAVEGEYQQLLDAHAAYLTSANGKVTVAGHADERGTPEYNIALGQRRADAVKNYLATKGANQVSTVSYGEEKPAVLGHTEADYAKNRRAVLEY; encoded by the coding sequence ATGAAAAAACTAGCTAAAGTATTGATGATTGCGGCACCAGCATTCGTATTAGCAGCTTGCAGCAGCTCATCAGACAATGCTAACGCAAACGCAGGTCAATTCGGCGGTATGACTGCTGAAGACTTACAAACTCGTTACAACACTGTATACTTCGGTTTCGACAGCTATGCAGTTGAAGGTGAGTACCAACAACTTTTAGATGCACACGCTGCATACTTAACATCAGCAAACGGTAAAGTAACAGTTGCTGGTCACGCTGACGAACGTGGTACTCCAGAGTACAACATCGCGTTAGGTCAACGTCGTGCAGACGCAGTTAAAAACTACTTAGCAACTAAAGGTGCTAACCAAGTTTCAACTGTTTCTTACGGTGAAGAAAAACCAGCTGTGTTAGGTCACACAGAAGCTGACTACGCTAAAAACCGTCGTGCAGTATTAGAATACTAA
- the moeA gene encoding molybdopterin molybdotransferase MoeA: MALRTLSEALQEMLNRLPAASKTETLTLAECANRILAEDIFSPINVPSFDNSAMDGYAFRLADLAQFERLTVAGKSFAGNPFTGEVKAGECVRIMTGAMVPAGCDVVVMQEETEVETLTSGQILVKFCKMPKLGQNIRRISEDVKQGALVLAKGSLLNVTTLPLLASLGIAQVPVFSRLKVAILSTGDELTSVGQPLEQGKIYDTNRFAVRLMLEKLNCEVLDFGILPDDPAVFEQTFNQAQQQADVLITSGGVSVGEADFTKDVLEKLGEIGFWKIAMKPGKPFAFGKLQHAWFFGLPGNPVSALVTFYQLVQPALAKLAGVNAERIVNLTQNLTAIADTNLKKAVGRQDFQRGFYYINQQGEVAVRPVGSQGSHIFSAFYESNCFIVLEAERSNVNAGEKVTIQPFNSLLR; this comes from the coding sequence ATGGCATTACGTACTTTGTCGGAAGCATTACAAGAAATGCTAAACCGCTTACCGGCAGCATCAAAAACAGAAACATTAACACTGGCAGAATGTGCGAATCGTATTTTAGCAGAAGATATTTTTTCCCCGATTAATGTACCAAGTTTCGATAATTCGGCAATGGACGGCTACGCGTTTCGTTTAGCGGATCTCGCTCAATTTGAACGTTTAACCGTTGCCGGTAAATCTTTTGCCGGTAATCCGTTTACCGGCGAAGTGAAAGCCGGTGAATGTGTTCGCATTATGACCGGTGCAATGGTACCGGCAGGCTGTGATGTGGTAGTGATGCAAGAAGAAACGGAAGTAGAGACACTTACAAGCGGTCAAATTTTAGTGAAATTTTGCAAAATGCCGAAGCTTGGACAAAACATTCGCCGAATTAGTGAAGATGTAAAACAAGGCGCATTGGTATTGGCAAAAGGTAGCTTATTAAACGTAACCACTTTGCCGTTATTAGCTTCGTTAGGCATTGCGCAAGTGCCGGTATTTAGCCGTTTAAAAGTGGCGATTCTTTCCACGGGTGATGAATTAACTTCGGTCGGTCAGCCGCTAGAACAAGGCAAAATTTATGATACGAACCGTTTTGCGGTGCGTTTAATGTTAGAAAAACTGAATTGTGAGGTTTTAGATTTTGGTATTTTACCGGACGACCCGGCAGTGTTCGAACAAACGTTTAATCAAGCGCAGCAGCAAGCGGACGTATTAATTACCAGTGGCGGTGTGTCGGTCGGCGAAGCGGATTTCACCAAAGATGTGTTAGAAAAACTGGGTGAAATCGGTTTTTGGAAAATTGCGATGAAACCGGGCAAACCGTTCGCTTTCGGTAAATTGCAACACGCTTGGTTCTTCGGTTTACCGGGTAATCCGGTTTCAGCTTTAGTCACCTTTTACCAACTGGTGCAACCGGCGTTAGCTAAATTAGCCGGTGTGAATGCGGAGCGTATTGTAAATCTTACTCAAAATCTAACCGCTATTGCTGATACGAATTTGAAAAAAGCGGTGGGACGACAAGATTTCCAACGTGGCTTCTATTATATTAATCAACAGGGCGAAGTAGCAGTGCGTCCGGTCGGTTCGCAAGGCTCGCATATTTTCAGTGCTTTTTATGAAAGCAATTGCTTTATTGTGTTGGAAGCGGAACGAAGCAATGTGAATGCTGGTGAAAAAGTGACGATTCAGCCGTTTAACAGTTTATTGAGATAG
- a CDS encoding ABC transporter ATP-binding protein produces the protein MIFFTDLILKRGQSVLLENTSVTIHTGQKVGLVGKNGCGKSSLFALVKGELQPEGGDVSLPKNWAISWVNQETPALEISALDYVIQGDREYTELMSQLEKANQENNGNQIAMIHTQLDTIDAWTIQARAATLLNGLGFANEQLALPVKSFSGGWRMRLNLAQALICRSDLLLLDEPTNHLDLDAVIWLEKWLTNYRGTLLLISHDRDFLDPIIDRVIHIENQQLNDYTGNYTSFEIQRATKISQQNAAYAQQQRKVAHLQSFIDRFKAKATKAKQAQSRIKALEKMELIAPAYADSPFEFEFRPPLALPSPLLMMEKASAGYGDKTILESVKLNLVPGSRIGLLGRNGAGKSTLIKLLAGELAPQTGHIQLAKGVQLGYFAQHQVDTLRFDESPLWHLQKIAPELTEQEVRNYLGGFDFKGDKVKQNVGSFSGGEKARLVLALIVWQRPNLLLLDEPTNHLDLEMRQALTDALTYYEGSLVVVSHDRHLLRSTVNEFYLVHDKKVEEFKGDLDDYQKWLNEQNALEAAKNSGNSTACAEEKADNSAANRKEQKRLEAELRQQTAPLRKKITQLEKDLEKASEKLNQLEALLASSEIYEAENKAQLTETLAKQIEAKKAVEEIEMEWLDCQEQLEALLS, from the coding sequence ATGATTTTTTTCACCGATCTTATCTTAAAACGTGGACAATCCGTCCTTTTAGAAAATACATCCGTCACCATTCATACCGGTCAAAAAGTTGGACTGGTCGGTAAAAACGGCTGTGGTAAATCTTCACTTTTCGCTTTAGTTAAAGGCGAATTACAACCGGAAGGCGGCGATGTTTCTCTGCCGAAAAACTGGGCGATTTCTTGGGTAAATCAAGAAACACCGGCGCTTGAAATTTCCGCATTAGATTATGTAATCCAAGGCGATCGTGAATATACCGAGTTAATGAGCCAATTAGAGAAAGCTAATCAAGAAAATAACGGCAATCAAATTGCCATGATTCACACCCAGCTGGATACGATTGACGCATGGACGATTCAAGCCCGTGCAGCAACGTTGTTAAACGGTTTGGGCTTCGCTAACGAACAACTTGCTTTACCGGTAAAATCATTCTCGGGCGGTTGGCGTATGCGTTTGAATTTAGCGCAAGCGCTGATCTGCCGTTCTGATTTGCTGCTACTTGATGAACCGACTAACCACTTGGATTTAGATGCGGTGATTTGGCTGGAAAAATGGCTGACCAATTATCGTGGTACGCTATTGCTAATTTCCCATGACCGAGATTTTCTTGATCCGATAATTGATCGCGTGATTCATATCGAAAATCAGCAATTAAATGATTACACCGGTAACTACACCTCGTTTGAAATTCAGCGTGCCACCAAAATCTCACAACAAAATGCCGCTTATGCACAACAGCAACGTAAAGTTGCTCATTTACAAAGCTTTATCGACCGTTTTAAAGCCAAAGCAACCAAAGCGAAACAGGCACAAAGCCGTATCAAAGCGTTGGAAAAAATGGAACTGATTGCGCCGGCTTATGCGGATAGCCCGTTTGAATTTGAATTCCGTCCGCCACTTGCATTACCAAGCCCATTATTAATGATGGAAAAAGCCAGCGCAGGTTACGGTGACAAAACTATTTTAGAATCGGTTAAGCTAAATTTAGTGCCCGGCTCACGTATCGGTTTACTTGGTCGAAACGGTGCAGGTAAATCCACGCTGATTAAATTACTCGCCGGCGAATTAGCACCACAAACAGGACATATTCAATTAGCCAAAGGTGTGCAATTAGGTTATTTCGCTCAACATCAAGTGGATACGCTACGCTTTGATGAAAGCCCATTATGGCATTTACAGAAAATTGCGCCGGAACTAACCGAACAAGAAGTACGTAATTATTTAGGCGGCTTTGATTTTAAAGGCGATAAAGTGAAACAAAATGTCGGCTCGTTTTCCGGTGGGGAAAAAGCCCGTTTGGTGTTAGCACTAATCGTATGGCAACGCCCAAATTTACTGTTGTTGGACGAACCGACCAACCATTTAGATTTAGAAATGCGTCAGGCACTCACCGATGCGCTCACTTACTATGAAGGCTCGCTAGTAGTGGTTTCGCACGATCGTCATTTATTGCGTAGTACGGTGAATGAATTTTATCTGGTACATGATAAAAAAGTGGAAGAATTCAAAGGCGATCTGGATGATTACCAAAAATGGCTAAACGAACAAAATGCGCTTGAAGCTGCAAAAAATTCAGGAAATTCGACCGCTTGTGCAGAGGAAAAAGCAGATAATAGCGCCGCAAATCGCAAGGAGCAGAAACGTTTAGAGGCGGAGTTACGCCAACAAACCGCACCGTTACGCAAAAAGATCACACAGTTAGAGAAAGATCTTGAAAAAGCGAGTGAAAAGCTAAATCAACTCGAAGCACTACTGGCTTCAAGCGAGATCTATGAAGCGGAAAATAAAGCGCAACTTACCGAAACACTCGCGAAGCAAATCGAAGCGAAAAAAGCCGTTGAAGAAATTGAAATGGAATGGCTGGACTGCCAAGAACAGCTTGAGGCATTGCTCAGCTAA
- the djlA gene encoding co-chaperone DjlA, with the protein MQFIGKIIGFFLGYQIFHSFFGGLLGVFIGHLADKKLYELGSVRSTIFGKNLTRQSLFTQTTFAVLGHIAKAKGRVTEDDIHLARQLMSRLKLDTNAQQLAQQAFTLGKEADFPLRQVIQEFREACGQRADLLRFFVEVQMQAALHDGQLDANEQQILFTIAETMGMSRFQFERMIAMVMAAQQFRNGGFYQEQYQQGGAYQQSQGGYGGYRQTNSSAPSIDAAYKVLGVTANDDQTAVKRAYRKLMNEHHPDKLAAKGLPDEMMELAKEKAQQIQAAYDLICKVKGWK; encoded by the coding sequence ATGCAATTTATCGGAAAAATTATTGGATTCTTCTTAGGCTATCAAATCTTTCATAGCTTTTTTGGTGGACTATTAGGGGTTTTTATCGGTCACCTTGCGGATAAGAAGCTTTATGAATTAGGTTCGGTTCGCTCAACCATTTTTGGCAAAAACTTAACACGTCAATCACTTTTCACTCAGACGACATTTGCCGTATTAGGACATATTGCGAAAGCGAAAGGGCGTGTAACGGAAGATGATATTCATTTAGCTCGTCAGTTGATGAGTCGTCTTAAATTAGATACGAACGCGCAACAACTGGCACAACAAGCATTTACGTTAGGTAAAGAGGCTGATTTTCCGTTACGACAAGTGATTCAGGAATTCAGAGAAGCTTGCGGCCAGCGTGCCGATTTATTACGCTTTTTTGTGGAAGTTCAGATGCAGGCCGCTTTACACGACGGGCAATTAGATGCGAATGAACAGCAAATTCTATTTACAATTGCCGAAACCATGGGGATGAGCCGTTTCCAATTTGAGCGTATGATTGCGATGGTCATGGCGGCACAGCAATTTAGAAACGGTGGCTTTTATCAAGAGCAATATCAGCAAGGTGGCGCTTATCAGCAATCGCAAGGCGGATATGGTGGCTATCGACAAACGAATAGCAGTGCGCCGAGCATTGATGCCGCTTATAAAGTTTTAGGTGTCACCGCAAATGACGACCAAACCGCCGTAAAACGTGCTTACCGTAAATTGATGAACGAACATCATCCTGATAAGTTAGCTGCAAAGGGTTTACCGGACGAGATGATGGAATTAGCAAAAGAGAAAGCACAGCAAATTCAAGCGGCTTACGATTTAATCTGTAAAGTAAAAGGGTGGAAATAA
- a CDS encoding DUF2238 domain-containing protein: MEQRSHIIPLFLAIVITAIAIWSGIAPSDRAVWYAEVMPIFIVFGLLILTYPKFQFSGLAYILMSLWMIMHLIGAKYTFANVPFEWANQFLSPILGEDRNHFDRVAHYIIGFYSFPMAEWLLRRRKCGLGVAIFFSLFFIMAVAASYEIIEWQYAVIEGGNAGIEFLGSQGDIWDAQKDMLADTLGAITALIIYLIARPDLRIRSHFYE, from the coding sequence ATGGAACAGCGCTCACATATAATTCCGCTGTTTTTAGCGATTGTGATTACCGCAATTGCGATATGGTCGGGGATCGCTCCGTCAGATCGTGCGGTTTGGTATGCTGAAGTAATGCCGATTTTTATTGTATTCGGGTTACTGATTTTGACATATCCTAAATTTCAATTTAGCGGTTTAGCCTATATCTTAATGTCCTTATGGATGATTATGCATTTAATCGGTGCCAAATATACCTTTGCCAATGTGCCTTTTGAATGGGCGAATCAGTTTCTTAGCCCGATTTTAGGCGAAGATCGTAACCATTTTGATAGAGTGGCACACTACATTATCGGCTTTTATAGTTTCCCGATGGCGGAATGGTTATTACGCCGCCGTAAATGCGGATTAGGTGTTGCAATATTTTTTTCGTTATTCTTTATTATGGCGGTTGCCGCAAGTTATGAAATTATCGAATGGCAATATGCGGTGATAGAGGGTGGTAATGCGGGCATCGAGTTTTTAGGCTCACAAGGTGACATCTGGGACGCACAAAAAGATATGTTAGCCGATACTTTAGGGGCAATTACCGCACTTATTATTTATCTGATTGCCCGTCCGGACTTACGGATTCGTTCCCACTTTTACGAATAG
- the tolB gene encoding Tol-Pal system beta propeller repeat protein TolB, whose protein sequence is MKLKSRFTSVISVIALFFSNAVTAESDVVISVDEGVSMAQPIAVVPFKANGGVPADVGQIISDDLRNSGKFTPIERAKLPAQPGSVAEVNSQQWTDIGVDSVVVGQVTPTGGGYNVAYQLVDTLSNPAAVLAQGSFNVPAAQIRQGAHTVSDQVFEKITQIRGAFRTKIAYVVQRGVSSYELRVSDYDGYNAFTVVKSREPLMSPEWSPDGSRLAYVTFENKKAQVVVHDLRSGSRRVVAALRGHNGAPAFSPDGSRIAFASNQDGELDIYVVSANGGKPSKLTANAGNNTEPSWSPDGSTIYFTSDRAGSPQVYRMSSSGGGASPMGGSGSYNAKVSSDGKNLIMIAGDKVVKRDLASGGTEVLSSTFLDESPSISPNGIMVIYSSTKGTSKVLQLVSADGRFKANLPGAGGQFKFPAWSPYLTK, encoded by the coding sequence ATGAAATTAAAATCTCGTTTTACGAGTGTTATCAGTGTTATCGCCCTCTTTTTTAGCAATGCAGTAACGGCTGAATCAGATGTGGTGATTTCTGTTGATGAAGGTGTAAGTATGGCGCAACCTATTGCGGTTGTTCCATTTAAAGCGAATGGTGGTGTACCTGCCGATGTAGGACAAATCATTTCGGACGATTTACGTAATAGCGGTAAGTTTACACCGATTGAACGAGCGAAGTTACCGGCTCAACCGGGTTCAGTTGCAGAAGTTAATTCGCAACAATGGACGGATATTGGTGTTGATAGCGTGGTTGTAGGACAAGTGACACCTACCGGTGGCGGTTATAATGTTGCTTATCAATTAGTTGATACATTAAGTAATCCGGCAGCCGTTTTGGCGCAAGGTTCATTTAATGTACCAGCGGCACAAATTCGTCAAGGTGCGCATACGGTAAGTGACCAGGTATTTGAAAAAATTACGCAAATTCGTGGTGCTTTCAGAACAAAAATTGCGTACGTTGTACAACGTGGTGTATCATCTTACGAATTACGTGTTTCAGACTATGACGGTTATAATGCCTTCACTGTTGTGAAAAGTAGAGAACCGTTAATGTCGCCGGAATGGTCTCCGGACGGTAGCCGTTTAGCTTATGTAACGTTTGAAAATAAAAAAGCACAGGTTGTTGTGCATGATTTACGTTCAGGCTCTCGTCGTGTTGTAGCGGCATTACGTGGGCATAACGGTGCACCGGCATTTTCTCCGGATGGTTCTCGTATTGCATTCGCATCGAACCAAGACGGTGAGTTAGACATTTATGTTGTTAGTGCAAATGGTGGTAAACCATCAAAATTAACTGCTAATGCAGGTAATAATACAGAACCAAGTTGGTCTCCGGATGGAAGTACGATTTACTTCACTTCAGACCGTGCTGGTTCTCCACAAGTGTATAGAATGAGTTCATCAGGTGGCGGCGCGAGCCCAATGGGTGGAAGCGGTAGTTATAATGCTAAAGTTTCATCTGATGGTAAGAATTTAATCATGATTGCTGGTGATAAGGTTGTGAAACGCGATCTCGCTTCGGGTGGCACGGAAGTATTGAGTTCAACTTTCTTAGACGAGAGTCCAAGCATTTCGCCAAATGGTATTATGGTTATTTATAGCTCTACCAAAGGTACGAGCAAAGTGCTACAATTGGTGTCCGCAGATGGCCGTTTCAAAGCTAACTTGCCGGGAGCAGGTGGACAATTTAAGTTTCCTGCTTGGTCACCGTATTTGACTAAATAA
- a CDS encoding MarC family protein, whose amino-acid sequence MFDSLAVQFVVLWAVIDPIGSIPVYLAKTIGLPIEDRRKIARNAVVISAGILMFFLVGGQMLLEAMQIPLSAFQAAGGLVLLLFALTMIFGESKPEQEMKMKASISELAVYPLAVPSIASPGAMMAIVLLTDNHRFSITDQVVTAGIMLSVLAITYLFLLAANRIQHFIGNAGAAIISRVMGLILASVAINNLLVGVRDFFIQVS is encoded by the coding sequence ATGTTTGATTCATTAGCAGTACAATTTGTTGTATTGTGGGCGGTAATTGACCCTATCGGTTCAATTCCGGTGTATTTGGCGAAAACGATCGGTTTGCCAATCGAAGATCGTCGTAAAATTGCACGTAATGCGGTGGTGATTTCTGCTGGTATTTTAATGTTTTTCTTAGTCGGCGGGCAGATGTTGCTGGAAGCAATGCAGATTCCGCTATCGGCATTCCAAGCTGCCGGCGGCTTAGTATTATTACTGTTTGCGTTAACAATGATTTTTGGTGAGAGTAAACCGGAACAAGAGATGAAAATGAAAGCCAGTATTAGTGAGCTGGCGGTTTACCCTTTAGCCGTGCCATCTATTGCTTCACCGGGAGCGATGATGGCAATCGTATTACTTACCGATAACCACCGTTTTAGTATTACCGATCAAGTGGTTACGGCAGGTATTATGCTGTCGGTATTGGCGATTACCTACTTATTTTTACTGGCGGCAAATCGCATTCAACACTTTATTGGTAATGCGGGAGCGGCGATCATTAGCCGTGTCATGGGCTTAATTTTAGCGTCAGTTGCGATTAATAATTTATTAGTCGGTGTGCGAGATTTCTTTATTCAAGTGAGTTAA
- the tolA gene encoding cell envelope integrity protein TolA, with protein sequence MKSKDDRLELAVIVSVLLHALLIGLLLLGSFFTKTTLEEAAGGSGGTGEEFEAVMVDTGQVAAEYGRLKSDKKGSAQPKVAEQEKPKPEEVVEEPTPQEIAEEQAKEQQRVAMIEERKKQEEQREEEQRQKAEQQRQQEIAKQEQLKKEQAEEATRKKAAEAARLRAEAEARNLEAAAKAAEEEKKAKEAQKKAEQQKKLEEQKQAEKEAKLKAEKEAKEKAEKEAKLKAEKEAKVKAEKEAKEKAEKEAKLKAEKEAKAKAEKEAKAKAAAEAKAKADAAAKAAQAKNNKALDDFLSGGDIGGGSSKGGNKNTAGSQGNGNSKGIGDGKGVADTGYAQLIKKKLARTYRVDPSFSGRECQVKISIDPAGNITSHQVLSGPDDICRAAVAAITSARNVPRAPNEETYNKYKSPIIKFGLKVL encoded by the coding sequence GTGAAATCTAAAGACGACAGACTAGAACTGGCGGTTATAGTTTCAGTCCTATTACATGCATTGTTGATTGGATTGCTTCTACTCGGTTCATTTTTTACTAAGACTACGCTAGAAGAAGCAGCTGGTGGTAGCGGTGGTACAGGTGAAGAGTTTGAAGCTGTTATGGTTGATACTGGGCAGGTTGCTGCCGAGTACGGACGCTTAAAATCAGACAAAAAAGGCAGTGCACAGCCGAAGGTGGCGGAACAAGAAAAACCAAAACCTGAAGAAGTAGTAGAAGAACCGACGCCTCAAGAAATTGCTGAAGAACAAGCAAAAGAGCAGCAACGTGTTGCAATGATTGAAGAACGCAAAAAACAAGAAGAGCAACGTGAAGAGGAACAGCGCCAAAAAGCTGAGCAGCAACGTCAGCAAGAGATTGCAAAGCAAGAGCAGCTTAAAAAAGAGCAAGCGGAAGAAGCTACTCGTAAAAAAGCAGCGGAAGCGGCACGCTTAAGAGCTGAAGCGGAGGCTAGAAACTTAGAAGCGGCAGCAAAAGCAGCTGAAGAAGAGAAGAAAGCAAAAGAAGCTCAGAAAAAAGCGGAACAGCAGAAAAAACTTGAAGAGCAAAAACAGGCCGAGAAAGAAGCAAAATTAAAAGCGGAAAAAGAGGCTAAAGAAAAAGCTGAAAAAGAAGCGAAACTAAAAGCGGAAAAAGAAGCCAAAGTTAAAGCAGAGAAAGAAGCTAAAGAAAAAGCTGAAAAGGAAGCGAAACTAAAAGCGGAGAAAGAAGCTAAGGCTAAAGCCGAAAAAGAAGCTAAAGCGAAAGCAGCCGCAGAAGCGAAGGCTAAAGCAGATGCAGCAGCCAAGGCAGCTCAAGCCAAAAATAATAAAGCCCTTGATGATTTCTTAAGTGGTGGAGATATTGGTGGTGGTTCGAGTAAAGGCGGTAATAAAAATACTGCAGGTTCACAAGGTAATGGTAACTCGAAAGGTATCGGTGACGGAAAAGGCGTAGCTGATACAGGTTATGCACAGCTAATTAAGAAAAAATTGGCGCGAACCTATCGTGTTGATCCAAGCTTTAGTGGGCGAGAATGCCAAGTGAAAATTTCGATTGATCCGGCAGGTAATATCACAAGCCATCAAGTATTATCCGGTCCGGATGATATTTGTCGAGCGGCAGTAGCGGCAATTACCTCGGCAAGAAATGTTCCGAGAGCTCCAAATGAAGAGACTTATAATAAATATAAATCTCCAATTATTAAGTTTGGTTTAAAAGTGTTATAA